In one Vanacampus margaritifer isolate UIUO_Vmar chromosome 11, RoL_Vmar_1.0, whole genome shotgun sequence genomic region, the following are encoded:
- the arhgef7a gene encoding rho guanine nucleotide exchange factor 7a isoform X3 translates to MNSAEQTVTWLITLGVLESPKKSIADPEAFLHSSLKDGVVLCRLLERLSPGSTEKIYQEPKNDGECLSNIKEFVTGCTSFRVEPFEASDLLLGLNFSKVLSSLVALNKATADIGVGSDSVCARHSSAHRIKSFESLASQASLGRSSKLLQNQFRSLDMSENSGQQLLVKARFNFLQNNEDELTFNKGDIIGVTRQEDGGWWEGTLNGKTGWFPSNYVRELKGSDKQVSPKSGTLKSPPKGFDTSAISKTYYNLVLQNILETETEYSKDLQVLLTNYLRPLQTFEKLSGSDVSLILGNLEEISTFQQMLVQSLEECTKLPETQQRVGGFFLNLMPQMKALYVGYCSNHPCAVNVLTQHSETLGEFMEGKGAVSPGILTLTTGLSKPFMRLDKYPTLLKELERHMEECHPDRNDNQKCMATFKNVSAQCQEVRKRKELELQILTESIRLWEGDDIKTLGSVLYMSQVLVHTPGAEEKSERYLMLFPHILLMLSASPRMSGFIFQGKLPLASMSVSKLEDCEAHKNAFELSGPMFERLQVSCTNQQDLQDWVEHLTRQIKHTAATAPSHKPLTVPCHTLPSHPVTPSRHAEGRAMTVAPTYHTLPHPSSHGMSHSTMMWGPLEPPNTPKPWSLSCLRPAPPLRPSAALCYKEDLSKSPKSVKKLLPKRKPERKQSEEEFALRKSTAALEEDAQILKVIEAYCTSAKTRQTLNSTWQGTDLMHNHVLADTDRPAADLPGRRSSVSRPELSSDLSEDSDYDSIWTSHSYRMGSVSRTRTETGLHVIIPGEEKVLLDDSSRNGQSAVEEKSLVDVVYALRDEVQELKQDNKKMKRSLEEEQRARKDLEKVVRRVLKSMNDPTWDETNL, encoded by the exons CCGTTTGAGGCCAGTGACCTGCTGCTCGGTCTCAACTTCTCAAAGGTGCTGAGTAGTCTTGTGGCTCTGAATAAAGCGACAGCAG ATATCGGCGTGGGCAGTGATTCGGTGTGCGCCCGACACTCTTCCGCCCACCGCATCAAGTCCTTTGAGTCTCTGGCCTCCCAGGCTTCACTGGGTCGATCCTCCAAGCTGCTGCAGAACCAGTTTCGCAGTCTG GATATGTCGGAGAACAGCGGGCAGCAGCTGTTGGTGAAGGCACGTTTCAACTTCCTACAAAACAACGAGGATGAGCTCACCTTTAACAAGGGTGACATCATAGGCGTGACTCGTCAGGAGGATGGGGGCTGGTGGGAGGGGACCCTCAACGGCAAGACGGGATGGTTTCCTAGCAACTACGTCCGTGAACTCAAAGGCTCCG ACAAGCAAGTGTCCCCCAAATCTGGTACCCTTAAAAGTCCACCTAAAGGCTTTGACACATCTGCCATTAGCAAGACTTACTACAACTTG GTGTTGCAGAACATTTTAGAAACAGAGACTGAATATTCCAAGGACCTCCAGGTCCTCCTCACAAATTACCTGCGGCCTCTTCAGACCTTTGAAAA GCTCAGCGGCTCTGATGTATCTCTGATCCTGGGAAACCTGGAGGAGATCAGCACCTTCCAACAGATGCTCGTCCAGTCATTGGAGGAATGCACCAA GCTTCCAGAGACTCAGCAAAGGGTGGGTGGCTTCTTCCTCAACCTCATGCCCCAAATGAAGGCTCTGTATGTGGGTTACTGCTCTAACCACCCCTGTGCGGTTAACGTGCTCACACAACACAG CGAGACCTTGGGGGAGTTCATGGAGGGCAAAGGTGCCGTCAGTCCTGGGATCCTCACCCTGACCACGGGCCTCAGTAAACCTTTCATGAGGCTCGACAAATATCCCACCCTGCTCAAAGAGCTGGAGCGCCACATGGAG GAGTGCCACCCTGACAGAAATGACAACCAGAAGTGCATGGCCACTTTCAAAAATGTATCT GCGCAGTGCCAGGAGGTGCGCAAGCGTAAGGAGCTGGAACTGCAGATCCTGACTGAATCCATCCGGCTTTGGGAGGGCGACGACATCAAGACCCTGGGCTCTGTGCTGTACATGAGCCAGGTCCTGGTGCACACTCCTGGGGCAGAG GAAAAGAGTGAGCGTTACCTCATGCTTTTCCCCCACATCCTCCTCATGTTGTCAGCCAGTCCCAGGATGAGCGGCTTCATATTCCAG GGAAAACTGCCTCTAGCCAGCATGTCGGTGAGCAAGCTCGAAGACTGTGAAGCCCACAAAAATGCCTTTGAGCTCAGCG GCCCCATGTTTGAGCGTCTTCAGGTGTCATGCACCAACCAGCAGGATCTGCAGGACTGGGTGGAGCATCTAACGCGGCAGATCAAGCACACTGCAGCTACAGCGCCGAGCCACAAACCTCTCACTGTTCCCTGCCACACG CTTCCATCCCATCCAGTCACACCGTCCCGGCACGCAGAGGGGAGGGCCATGACGGTGGCCCCGACCTACCATACCCTCCCTCACCCTTCCTCCCATGGGATGTCTCACAGCACCATGATGTGGGGCCCCCTGGAACCTCCCAACACCCCTAAACCCTGGAGCTTAAGTTGCCTGCGGCCTGCACCCCCACTGCGACCCTCTGCAGCCCTCTGCTACAAGGAG GATCTAAGTAAAAGTCCCAAGAGTGTCAAGAAACTCCTTCCCAAGCGCAAGCCCGAGAGGAAACAATCTGAGGAGGAGTTTGCCTTGAGGaaga GCACCGCTGCTCTGGAAGAAGATGCCCAGATCCTAAAAGTCATTGAGGCCTACTGCACCAGTGCCAAGACCAGGCAGACGCTCAACtcca CCTGGCAGGGCACCGACTTGATGCACAACCACGTGTTAGCCGACACGGATCGGCCCGCCGCAGACTTGCCAGGCCGCCGCAGCAGCGTGTCGCGGCCGGAGTTGAGCTCCGACCTTTCGGAGGACTCGGACTACGACTCCATTTGGACCAGCCACTCTTACCGAATGGGCTCGGTGTCAC GAACACGAACAGAAACGGGGCTGCATGTGATCATTCCCGGTGAGGAGAAAGTCCTGCTCGATGACTCCAGTCGCAACGGACAAAGCGCAGTGGAAGAGAA GAGCCTTGTGGATGTGGTGTATGCCCTGAGGGATGAGGTACAAGAGCTAAAACAG GACAACAAGAAGATGAAAAGGTCGCTTGAGGAAGAGCAGAGGGCCCGCAAAGATCTGGAGAAGGTTGTCAGGAGGGTGTTGAAGAGCATGAACGACCCCACGTGGGATGAGACCAACCTGTGA
- the arhgef7a gene encoding rho guanine nucleotide exchange factor 7a isoform X2, which translates to MRIQPCSSMSSVLYGSSQRSMSTAFRGVMRSNSRSAIYQEPKNDGECLSNIKEFVTGCTSFRVEPFEASDLLLGLNFSKVLSSLVALNKATADIGVGSDSVCARHSSAHRIKSFESLASQASLGRSSKLLQNQFRSLDMSENSGQQLLVKARFNFLQNNEDELTFNKGDIIGVTRQEDGGWWEGTLNGKTGWFPSNYVRELKGSDKQVSPKSGTLKSPPKGFDTSAISKTYYNLVLQNILETETEYSKDLQVLLTNYLRPLQTFEKLSGSDVSLILGNLEEISTFQQMLVQSLEECTKLPETQQRVGGFFLNLMPQMKALYVGYCSNHPCAVNVLTQHSETLGEFMEGKGAVSPGILTLTTGLSKPFMRLDKYPTLLKELERHMEECHPDRNDNQKCMATFKNVSAQCQEVRKRKELELQILTESIRLWEGDDIKTLGSVLYMSQVLVHTPGAEEKSERYLMLFPHILLMLSASPRMSGFIFQGKLPLASMSVSKLEDCEAHKNAFELSGPMFERLQVSCTNQQDLQDWVEHLTRQIKHTAATAPSHKPLTVPCHTLPSHPVTPSRHAEGRAMTVAPTYHTLPHPSSHGMSHSTMMWGPLEPPNTPKPWSLSCLRPAPPLRPSAALCYKEDLSKSPKSVKKLLPKRKPERKQSEEEFALRKSTAALEEDAQILKVIEAYCTSAKTRQTLNSRTRTETGLHVIIPGEEKVLLDDSSRNGQSAVEEKSLVDVVYALRDEVQELKQDNKKMKRSLEEEQRARKDLEKVVRRVLKSMNDPTWDETNL; encoded by the exons CCGTTTGAGGCCAGTGACCTGCTGCTCGGTCTCAACTTCTCAAAGGTGCTGAGTAGTCTTGTGGCTCTGAATAAAGCGACAGCAG ATATCGGCGTGGGCAGTGATTCGGTGTGCGCCCGACACTCTTCCGCCCACCGCATCAAGTCCTTTGAGTCTCTGGCCTCCCAGGCTTCACTGGGTCGATCCTCCAAGCTGCTGCAGAACCAGTTTCGCAGTCTG GATATGTCGGAGAACAGCGGGCAGCAGCTGTTGGTGAAGGCACGTTTCAACTTCCTACAAAACAACGAGGATGAGCTCACCTTTAACAAGGGTGACATCATAGGCGTGACTCGTCAGGAGGATGGGGGCTGGTGGGAGGGGACCCTCAACGGCAAGACGGGATGGTTTCCTAGCAACTACGTCCGTGAACTCAAAGGCTCCG ACAAGCAAGTGTCCCCCAAATCTGGTACCCTTAAAAGTCCACCTAAAGGCTTTGACACATCTGCCATTAGCAAGACTTACTACAACTTG GTGTTGCAGAACATTTTAGAAACAGAGACTGAATATTCCAAGGACCTCCAGGTCCTCCTCACAAATTACCTGCGGCCTCTTCAGACCTTTGAAAA GCTCAGCGGCTCTGATGTATCTCTGATCCTGGGAAACCTGGAGGAGATCAGCACCTTCCAACAGATGCTCGTCCAGTCATTGGAGGAATGCACCAA GCTTCCAGAGACTCAGCAAAGGGTGGGTGGCTTCTTCCTCAACCTCATGCCCCAAATGAAGGCTCTGTATGTGGGTTACTGCTCTAACCACCCCTGTGCGGTTAACGTGCTCACACAACACAG CGAGACCTTGGGGGAGTTCATGGAGGGCAAAGGTGCCGTCAGTCCTGGGATCCTCACCCTGACCACGGGCCTCAGTAAACCTTTCATGAGGCTCGACAAATATCCCACCCTGCTCAAAGAGCTGGAGCGCCACATGGAG GAGTGCCACCCTGACAGAAATGACAACCAGAAGTGCATGGCCACTTTCAAAAATGTATCT GCGCAGTGCCAGGAGGTGCGCAAGCGTAAGGAGCTGGAACTGCAGATCCTGACTGAATCCATCCGGCTTTGGGAGGGCGACGACATCAAGACCCTGGGCTCTGTGCTGTACATGAGCCAGGTCCTGGTGCACACTCCTGGGGCAGAG GAAAAGAGTGAGCGTTACCTCATGCTTTTCCCCCACATCCTCCTCATGTTGTCAGCCAGTCCCAGGATGAGCGGCTTCATATTCCAG GGAAAACTGCCTCTAGCCAGCATGTCGGTGAGCAAGCTCGAAGACTGTGAAGCCCACAAAAATGCCTTTGAGCTCAGCG GCCCCATGTTTGAGCGTCTTCAGGTGTCATGCACCAACCAGCAGGATCTGCAGGACTGGGTGGAGCATCTAACGCGGCAGATCAAGCACACTGCAGCTACAGCGCCGAGCCACAAACCTCTCACTGTTCCCTGCCACACG CTTCCATCCCATCCAGTCACACCGTCCCGGCACGCAGAGGGGAGGGCCATGACGGTGGCCCCGACCTACCATACCCTCCCTCACCCTTCCTCCCATGGGATGTCTCACAGCACCATGATGTGGGGCCCCCTGGAACCTCCCAACACCCCTAAACCCTGGAGCTTAAGTTGCCTGCGGCCTGCACCCCCACTGCGACCCTCTGCAGCCCTCTGCTACAAGGAG GATCTAAGTAAAAGTCCCAAGAGTGTCAAGAAACTCCTTCCCAAGCGCAAGCCCGAGAGGAAACAATCTGAGGAGGAGTTTGCCTTGAGGaaga GCACCGCTGCTCTGGAAGAAGATGCCCAGATCCTAAAAGTCATTGAGGCCTACTGCACCAGTGCCAAGACCAGGCAGACGCTCAACtcca GAACACGAACAGAAACGGGGCTGCATGTGATCATTCCCGGTGAGGAGAAAGTCCTGCTCGATGACTCCAGTCGCAACGGACAAAGCGCAGTGGAAGAGAA GAGCCTTGTGGATGTGGTGTATGCCCTGAGGGATGAGGTACAAGAGCTAAAACAG GACAACAAGAAGATGAAAAGGTCGCTTGAGGAAGAGCAGAGGGCCCGCAAAGATCTGGAGAAGGTTGTCAGGAGGGTGTTGAAGAGCATGAACGACCCCACGTGGGATGAGACCAACCTGTGA